Proteins encoded by one window of Ulvibacter sp. MAR_2010_11:
- a CDS encoding 7TM-DISM domain-containing protein, which produces MRLRFLPLALCLLFAFSGKTTMAFTPEKSTAVIFKSLEFKALSEKAKTDKLLRKTSEIQLENTSYKSPKTSIAYNDVAGARESLFSENEEFSYKNDQLISSEIVSTREKSNASSTVLVQNSAQTFKNGMYYGFALMVILLNLVCYFLFDEKIFLHYFLALTGIGCTFLLNDGLIMTIGADNAATFITIQSGFLLITVGFAAWFASKYLSLSEFYPKLRWTTMALLGTVSVIIAMAWVTESIVLASIANSLSLGIMVSYFVAGVLLFSKKNYAKFYVIASAIPLLFAVDFFVLKNFGFEFLGTQPVHLKAAVLVEMLVLTYAIMYRMKAIKEESMLRQTELRIFLKRQEVMNRKNAAKLMEDVYLENLIMHYDLDGLEIKLLQYISEGKDNSKIARKLKTTEHDIEELTKELYTKLEISEHIQEDYRMVDTQPDYIYN; this is translated from the coding sequence ATGAGGCTACGATTTTTACCCCTCGCGTTGTGTCTTCTATTCGCTTTTTCAGGAAAAACCACTATGGCTTTTACTCCCGAAAAATCAACTGCTGTTATCTTTAAAAGCCTTGAATTTAAGGCACTTTCAGAGAAAGCAAAGACGGATAAACTTCTGAGAAAAACATCAGAAATACAACTTGAAAACACATCCTACAAATCGCCCAAAACGAGTATCGCTTACAACGATGTCGCCGGCGCTCGAGAATCCTTATTTTCAGAAAATGAGGAATTTTCCTACAAAAATGATCAATTAATTTCCAGTGAAATTGTAAGTACTCGCGAAAAAAGTAATGCATCGAGTACCGTTTTGGTTCAAAATTCAGCACAAACCTTTAAAAATGGAATGTACTACGGTTTTGCCCTCATGGTTATCTTGTTAAACCTTGTATGCTATTTCCTATTCGACGAAAAGATCTTTTTACATTATTTTTTAGCACTCACCGGAATTGGTTGCACATTTTTACTCAATGATGGTTTGATAATGACCATTGGAGCTGACAATGCAGCAACCTTTATTACCATCCAATCGGGTTTTCTACTTATCACAGTAGGATTTGCCGCCTGGTTTGCTTCAAAATACCTATCACTTAGTGAATTTTACCCTAAACTTCGATGGACTACCATGGCCCTGTTGGGCACGGTATCAGTGATTATTGCTATGGCATGGGTGACAGAAAGTATTGTACTTGCAAGCATCGCAAATAGCTTGTCACTTGGAATCATGGTTTCTTATTTTGTAGCCGGTGTTTTACTATTCAGCAAAAAGAACTATGCGAAATTCTATGTAATTGCTTCGGCCATTCCTTTGCTTTTTGCAGTCGACTTTTTTGTGTTGAAAAACTTCGGATTTGAATTTTTAGGAACACAACCCGTACACTTAAAAGCTGCCGTGTTAGTAGAAATGCTGGTTTTAACCTATGCTATTATGTATCGTATGAAAGCAATCAAGGAAGAAAGTATGCTTCGCCAAACCGAATTGCGCATCTTTTTGAAACGCCAGGAAGTGATGAACCGGAAGAATGCGGCCAAGCTTATGGAAGATGTGTATCTTGAAAACTTAATTATGCATTACGATCTTGACGGTTTGGAAATAAAGTTACTTCAGTACATTTCGGAAGGGAAAGACAACTCTAAAATTGCCAGAAAGCTCAAAACGACCGAACACGACATTGAAGAGCTCACCAAAGAACTGTATACAAAACTTGAAATTAGTGAACACATACAGGAAGATTATCGCATGGTGGACACACAACCAGACTATATTTATAATTAG
- the fumC gene encoding class II fumarate hydratase — MDYRIEKDTMGEVHVPADKLWGAQTERSRNNFKIGSPASMPLEVVYGFAYLKKAAAYSNCELGVLSEEKRDFIAKVCDEILTGKHDDQFPLVIWQTGSGTQSNMNVNEVIANRAHQIAGKTIGEGEKTLQPNDDVNKSQSSNDTFPTGMHIAAYKKLIEVTIPGVQQLQKTLTKKASDFNNVVKIGRTHLMDATPLTLGQEFSGYAAQLDYGLKALNNTLSHLSELALGGTAVGTGINTPKGYSENVAGYIAKFTGLPFITAQNKFEALAAHDAIVESHGALKQLAVSLNKIANDIRMLASGPRSGIGEITIPANEPGSSIMPGKVNPTQCEALTMVCAQVIGNDMAIAVGGMQGHYELNVFKPLMAANFLQSAQLLGDACVSFDEHCAKGIAPNYDVIKKQLHNSLMLVTALNTKIGYYKAAEIANTAHKNGTTLKEEAVALGYLTAEEFDAWVKPEDMVGEI; from the coding sequence ATGGACTACAGAATAGAAAAAGATACCATGGGCGAGGTACATGTGCCGGCCGATAAATTGTGGGGAGCACAAACGGAGCGTTCCCGAAATAATTTTAAAATTGGATCGCCGGCATCCATGCCTTTGGAAGTGGTATATGGGTTTGCTTATTTAAAGAAGGCTGCAGCCTATTCCAATTGTGAATTGGGAGTACTTTCGGAAGAAAAAAGAGATTTCATTGCTAAAGTATGCGATGAAATTTTAACCGGAAAACACGATGACCAGTTTCCGTTGGTGATTTGGCAAACCGGAAGCGGCACCCAAAGCAATATGAATGTAAATGAGGTTATTGCAAACAGAGCACATCAAATAGCGGGAAAAACTATTGGTGAAGGTGAAAAAACACTTCAACCCAATGACGATGTGAACAAATCGCAGTCGTCCAACGATACCTTTCCTACAGGGATGCATATAGCAGCCTATAAAAAATTAATTGAAGTCACAATTCCGGGAGTACAACAGTTGCAAAAAACCCTGACTAAAAAAGCATCCGACTTCAATAATGTTGTAAAAATAGGTAGAACGCACCTTATGGACGCCACTCCCCTAACCTTAGGGCAAGAATTTAGTGGTTATGCAGCGCAGCTGGATTATGGTTTAAAAGCGCTTAACAATACCTTATCTCATTTATCAGAGCTTGCTTTGGGAGGTACGGCTGTAGGAACAGGAATTAATACACCCAAAGGTTATTCGGAAAATGTAGCGGGATATATTGCGAAATTTACCGGATTACCCTTTATAACGGCCCAAAACAAATTTGAAGCTCTGGCAGCACATGACGCCATCGTAGAATCACATGGAGCTTTAAAACAACTGGCAGTATCACTTAATAAGATTGCAAACGATATTCGAATGTTGGCCAGTGGTCCGCGTAGCGGCATTGGTGAAATTACTATTCCTGCAAATGAGCCGGGATCTTCCATCATGCCCGGAAAAGTGAATCCAACCCAATGCGAAGCCTTAACTATGGTTTGTGCACAGGTAATTGGTAACGATATGGCGATTGCTGTAGGCGGGATGCAGGGACACTACGAATTGAATGTATTTAAACCCCTAATGGCAGCTAATTTTCTACAATCTGCCCAATTATTGGGCGATGCCTGCGTATCTTTTGATGAGCACTGTGCAAAGGGCATAGCACCCAATTATGATGTAATAAAAAAGCAATTACACAACTCTTTGATGTTGGTGACTGCCTTAAATACTAAAATTGGCTATTATAAGGCTGCCGAAATTGCCAATACTGCCCACAAAAATGGAACAACGCTTAAAGAAGAAGCTGTCGCATTGGGATATCTTACTGCAGAAGAATTTGATGCCTGGGTAAAACCAGAAGATATGGTAGGCGAAATATAG
- a CDS encoding outer membrane beta-barrel family protein: protein MKKYFQLLLLLVATISLAQRPQNDSPVTITGKIMEEGTNLPLEYATVAFIDKDSKIVNGGITDDKGEYSLQIIPGIYTVQFEFISYKTKQLTNQRLFQNSTLTTMTLALDASSLDEVVIRAETTEVQVRLDKKIYNIGKDLTTSGATVSDALNNVPSVNVDVEGAISLRGNENVRILINGKPSAIAGFGSTDALRQLPAEAIDRVEVITSPSARYDAEGTAGIINIILRKEKTLGLNGSLQTNLGWPLNSSATGNINLRTDKFNIFNTTGVRYSDAPGNAYFENLYFSETRENPFVTEKREYDRLRKGINTNLGIEYFLTDDSSITATGFFRTGDNSTETTNITNEFNQSNDLAVTRIRTETEAEDDKSYQFSLNYVNNFSDDGHKLTADLQYENDTETELSLIEEMNTFPSFERLSSEDITTKEKQKEYLAQIDYVLPIGENAQFEAGYRGNFEETVTDYVLLEEVGTSGTFVRNDSLSNIFTYNENVNSVYSQYGNKFGQFSFLLGLRVENTQLKGKVNADDVTDTNDDININFDKNYTGLFPTVNLIYELGERENITLGYNRRINRPRNWYINPFPSRSSEANVFQGNPDLNPAYASAFDLGYLRRWDKITLTSSIYYQYETDAFERIQEDTGELTSNGIPIIRTLPINLSTNQRYGFEAGVLYNPTNWLRLNGSFNFFKFVTEGVFNDVDYGAENTSWFARGSAKVTLPGNVDWQTNAFYMGPSNNSQTETEGMLSVDLALSKDIINDNATLGFNVSDLFNTRKRKSFTETDTFRSNSEFQWRQRQFTLSFTYRFNEKKKRERGRGESGGEDFEFEGGTKAIP from the coding sequence ATGAAAAAGTATTTTCAGCTATTGTTGCTACTCGTTGCAACTATTTCACTAGCTCAGCGTCCGCAAAATGACTCCCCGGTAACTATCACGGGTAAAATTATGGAAGAAGGTACCAACCTTCCCTTAGAATATGCGACTGTTGCGTTTATAGACAAGGATTCGAAAATAGTAAACGGTGGTATCACAGACGATAAAGGTGAATATAGTCTCCAAATTATCCCGGGAATTTATACAGTACAGTTCGAATTTATATCCTATAAAACCAAACAACTAACAAATCAACGGTTGTTTCAAAATAGCACGCTTACTACGATGACGCTTGCTTTGGATGCCTCGAGTTTAGACGAAGTGGTTATTAGAGCCGAAACTACCGAAGTTCAGGTGCGTTTGGATAAAAAGATTTACAACATAGGAAAAGACCTTACTACCAGCGGTGCAACCGTGAGTGATGCACTCAACAATGTTCCTTCCGTAAATGTTGATGTGGAAGGTGCTATTAGCTTGAGAGGGAATGAAAACGTACGCATCCTTATCAACGGTAAACCTTCGGCAATTGCCGGATTTGGATCTACCGATGCTTTACGCCAGCTGCCTGCCGAAGCTATTGACCGTGTGGAGGTGATTACATCTCCTTCAGCGAGATACGATGCAGAAGGAACCGCAGGCATTATTAATATCATTCTTCGTAAAGAAAAAACACTGGGCCTTAACGGCTCTCTTCAAACCAATTTAGGCTGGCCACTCAATAGCAGCGCAACGGGAAATATTAATTTACGAACCGATAAGTTTAATATTTTCAATACAACAGGAGTGCGTTACAGCGATGCTCCCGGAAACGCTTATTTCGAAAATTTATATTTTTCTGAAACACGTGAAAATCCGTTTGTGACTGAAAAACGTGAGTATGACAGATTGCGAAAGGGAATAAATACCAATTTGGGGATTGAATATTTTTTAACAGATGATTCCTCAATAACAGCTACAGGATTCTTCAGAACCGGTGATAATTCGACCGAAACAACCAATATCACCAACGAATTTAATCAGTCGAACGATTTAGCCGTCACGCGTATACGTACAGAAACTGAGGCCGAAGATGATAAAAGCTATCAGTTTTCATTGAATTACGTGAATAATTTCAGCGATGATGGGCATAAGCTTACTGCCGACCTGCAATACGAAAACGATACCGAAACAGAGTTATCTCTAATTGAAGAGATGAATACCTTTCCTTCTTTTGAACGCCTTTCTTCGGAAGACATTACTACCAAGGAAAAGCAAAAGGAGTATTTGGCACAGATAGACTATGTTTTGCCAATAGGTGAAAACGCTCAATTTGAAGCAGGTTACCGTGGAAATTTTGAAGAAACCGTTACAGATTATGTGCTTTTAGAAGAAGTAGGAACTTCCGGTACTTTTGTTCGGAATGATAGCCTCTCGAACATTTTTACGTACAATGAGAATGTAAATTCGGTGTATTCTCAATATGGAAACAAGTTTGGGCAATTTTCATTTTTGTTGGGTTTACGTGTTGAAAACACACAGTTGAAGGGAAAAGTGAATGCAGATGATGTCACAGATACCAACGATGATATCAATATCAACTTCGATAAAAATTATACCGGCCTCTTCCCTACCGTGAATTTAATTTACGAGCTTGGCGAACGAGAAAATATTACATTAGGATATAACAGACGTATTAACAGACCGCGTAACTGGTATATCAATCCGTTTCCATCGAGATCCAGTGAAGCCAATGTGTTTCAGGGGAATCCCGATTTAAATCCGGCCTACGCCAGCGCATTCGATTTAGGATATTTGCGACGATGGGATAAAATTACACTTACAAGTTCTATCTACTATCAATACGAAACAGATGCCTTTGAGCGTATTCAGGAAGATACCGGAGAACTTACTTCAAACGGAATTCCTATTATTAGAACACTTCCTATTAACTTGTCTACCAATCAACGGTACGGTTTTGAAGCCGGTGTATTGTACAATCCCACAAATTGGTTACGATTAAATGGTAGTTTCAACTTTTTCAAGTTTGTGACAGAAGGAGTTTTTAACGACGTGGATTATGGCGCCGAAAATACAAGCTGGTTTGCACGTGGTAGCGCAAAAGTTACACTTCCGGGGAACGTAGATTGGCAAACCAATGCTTTTTATATGGGGCCTTCTAATAATTCGCAAACTGAGACAGAAGGTATGCTTTCGGTAGATTTGGCCTTGAGTAAAGATATCATTAACGACAATGCGACGTTGGGATTTAATGTAAGTGACTTATTCAATACAAGAAAAAGAAAATCATTCACCGAGACCGATACGTTTAGGAGTAATAGTGAATTTCAATGGAGACAGCGACAATTTACACTTTCCTTTACCTATAGATTTAATGAGAAGAAGAAACGTGAGAGAGGTCGTGGTGAAAGTGGTGGTGAAGACTTCGAATTTGAAGGCGGAACTAAGGCAATCCCGTAA
- a CDS encoding arsenate reductase family protein — MITIYHNPRCSKSRECHVFLTSNRKDVRIINYMETPFSRDQLKELIKMLGIKPKQLVRTSEPLWKAKFKGLNLSDARIITTMLKNPVLIQRPIVVNGSKAVIARPLERIDSIL, encoded by the coding sequence ATGATTACCATCTATCATAACCCCCGCTGCAGTAAATCCCGAGAATGTCATGTTTTTTTAACATCAAACAGAAAGGACGTCCGGATAATCAATTATATGGAAACCCCATTTAGCAGAGACCAACTTAAGGAACTCATAAAAATGTTGGGGATAAAACCGAAACAATTGGTGAGAACATCAGAGCCTCTTTGGAAAGCGAAATTTAAAGGCCTGAATCTATCGGACGCAAGAATTATCACCACCATGTTAAAAAACCCGGTTTTAATTCAGCGGCCCATAGTAGTAAACGGCAGTAAAGCCGTGATTGCGCGTCCGTTAGAACGTATCGATTCAATTTTATAA
- a CDS encoding NAD(P)-dependent alcohol dehydrogenase translates to MKIYRIQNNKLELTEENIPNIKNNEVLVKIKALSLNYRDLLVTEGIAHWKPKENRVPFSDAAGEIVEIGESTSRFKVGDRVTSLILPNWEQGKLSPEKINVAIGGASSDGVLAEYVAFPENYFCKIPDYLSYEEAATLPVAALTAWNAVIEQSNLKLGNTILIIGTGGVSLFALQFAKLAGYNIIITSSSDDKLKKARALGAHHTINYKTHKDWIQEVLDLTAGQGVDQVVDVVGGSHISESLKCIKSEGIISMVGVIDGTTVGSINTGTIMYKSAKIQGIETGSTEMYQRMLIAMDLHKVNPVIEKIFAFDKVDEALNYLKKGSHFGKICIELPE, encoded by the coding sequence ATGAAAATATATAGAATTCAGAATAATAAGCTTGAGCTTACTGAAGAAAACATTCCGAACATCAAGAACAACGAAGTTCTTGTAAAAATTAAGGCATTATCCTTAAACTACAGAGATTTGCTGGTCACCGAAGGCATTGCACATTGGAAACCAAAAGAAAATAGAGTTCCATTTTCTGATGCTGCCGGTGAAATCGTTGAAATTGGCGAAAGCACCAGCCGATTTAAAGTAGGTGACAGAGTTACCAGTTTGATTCTCCCGAATTGGGAACAGGGTAAACTATCTCCCGAAAAAATAAATGTTGCAATTGGTGGAGCTTCCAGTGACGGTGTTTTGGCCGAATATGTTGCCTTTCCCGAAAATTACTTTTGTAAAATCCCGGATTATCTTAGCTACGAAGAAGCTGCCACGCTTCCTGTTGCTGCGCTCACGGCTTGGAATGCAGTTATTGAGCAATCTAACTTGAAGCTAGGAAATACCATTCTTATTATCGGTACCGGAGGCGTTTCATTATTTGCCTTACAGTTTGCAAAACTGGCAGGTTATAACATCATCATTACTTCGAGTAGTGATGATAAGCTTAAAAAAGCCAGGGCTCTAGGGGCGCATCATACTATAAATTATAAAACCCATAAAGATTGGATACAGGAAGTATTGGATCTTACCGCGGGCCAAGGTGTGGATCAGGTAGTAGACGTTGTTGGTGGCAGCCATATTAGCGAATCCTTAAAATGCATTAAAAGCGAAGGAATTATAAGTATGGTTGGTGTTATTGACGGTACAACAGTTGGCTCAATAAATACCGGGACCATTATGTATAAATCAGCAAAAATTCAAGGTATTGAAACCGGTTCAACCGAAATGTATCAGCGTATGTTAATTGCAATGGATCTGCATAAAGTTAATCCTGTTATTGAAAAAATATTTGCTTTCGATAAAGTTGATGAAGCGTTAAATTACTTAAAAAAGGGAAGTCATTTCGGTAAAATTTGTATTGAATTACCGGAATAG
- a CDS encoding ester cyclase — translation MRRNPEELVLEFFDRVWHAPHELDAIDQLMTENYVITTAGKVITGRAAFKNWVAEFHRLLLDAKTESLDIFYNEDHDKVVSRWICSGRNNGLFALEADGRFVSFSGIAIWSIRENRLSECWAERSAHELYQELISGKKENNFV, via the coding sequence GTGAGACGGAATCCCGAGGAACTCGTACTCGAATTTTTTGACAGAGTCTGGCATGCACCCCATGAACTGGATGCGATTGACCAATTAATGACTGAAAACTATGTAATCACCACTGCCGGTAAGGTCATCACTGGACGGGCTGCATTTAAAAATTGGGTAGCAGAATTTCATCGACTCTTGCTCGATGCAAAAACGGAAAGTCTGGACATTTTCTACAACGAGGATCATGATAAGGTTGTTTCACGTTGGATTTGCTCAGGCAGAAACAATGGATTATTCGCGCTGGAAGCCGATGGTAGATTCGTTTCATTTTCGGGGATCGCCATATGGTCGATCCGTGAAAACAGACTATCTGAATGCTGGGCCGAACGCAGCGCGCATGAATTATATCAAGAATTAATATCAGGAAAAAAGGAAAATAATTTTGTGTAA
- a CDS encoding alkene reductase has product MKNSKLLTAFTSKTLQLKNHVVMAPMTRSRAFGNVPNDIMATYYTLRVEAGLIITEGVSPSKNGLGYPNIPAIYSEEQIVGWRKIARAVHEKGGKIFLQIMHTGRIAHELNLPQGGEIIGPSAIQAPGENYTIEGPKANGVPREMTKQDIEQTQNEYVQAAKNAITAGFDGIEIHAANGYLPNQFLDKGANQRKDEYGGSVENRCRFVLETTQKIANAIGAEKTGIRISPLGEFNGMVFYMEIYQTYNYLVERLNSLNLSYLHLAKMSDAVPDEYLEELATTFNGVVIFNGGYGYNLSKAEKILLKNDRYLVSIGSPFVSNPDLIKRIELEAELNEVDVNTLYTLGEEGYITYPTLEQCLK; this is encoded by the coding sequence ATGAAAAATTCTAAATTACTTACAGCGTTCACATCCAAAACATTACAACTAAAAAATCATGTCGTTATGGCACCTATGACAAGGTCCCGTGCTTTTGGAAATGTCCCGAATGACATAATGGCAACTTATTACACCTTACGCGTAGAAGCCGGGTTAATTATCACAGAAGGAGTATCTCCCTCAAAAAACGGCTTGGGCTACCCTAACATTCCCGCTATATACTCTGAGGAACAAATAGTCGGATGGAGAAAAATAGCTCGGGCCGTGCACGAAAAAGGAGGTAAAATTTTCTTGCAAATCATGCATACCGGCCGAATTGCACATGAATTGAATTTGCCTCAAGGAGGAGAGATTATAGGTCCGTCGGCCATACAAGCTCCGGGAGAAAATTATACCATCGAGGGACCTAAGGCCAATGGCGTGCCACGGGAAATGACAAAACAAGATATCGAGCAAACGCAAAACGAATATGTTCAGGCAGCTAAAAATGCCATAACGGCCGGTTTTGATGGTATTGAAATTCACGCGGCCAATGGCTATTTACCCAATCAATTTTTGGACAAAGGGGCCAATCAAAGAAAAGATGAATACGGCGGATCTGTGGAAAACAGATGCCGATTCGTCCTCGAAACCACTCAAAAGATCGCAAACGCTATTGGCGCTGAAAAAACAGGAATTCGAATTTCACCCTTAGGTGAGTTTAATGGCATGGTTTTTTATATGGAAATTTATCAAACATACAACTACTTAGTGGAGCGGTTAAATTCATTAAACCTATCTTATTTACATTTGGCAAAAATGTCTGATGCCGTCCCCGATGAGTATTTAGAAGAATTAGCAACTACATTCAATGGCGTAGTTATCTTTAACGGAGGATATGGCTATAATCTTTCAAAAGCAGAAAAAATTCTTTTAAAAAATGACAGGTATTTAGTTTCAATTGGTTCCCCTTTTGTTTCTAATCCGGATTTAATAAAGCGAATTGAATTAGAAGCCGAGTTAAACGAAGTTGATGTAAATACATTGTATACTTTAGGGGAAGAAGGGTACATAACGTATCCGACCTTAGAGCAGTGTTTGAAATAA
- a CDS encoding sterol desaturase family protein: MEQIISQLPTPTEVIFNPISYMVFAIFGGLMLWEAFFPARELPKVKFWKLKGILAFILFLFLSSYLPLLWDGTMAKYQLFNLTGLGTLGGAVVGVILYEFGEYVWHRSLHKSDFLWKGLHQLHHSAERVDTFGAFYLSPLDMIGGTIVTSFCLVFIAGFSAEASTLIIIITTFLFIFQHSNIKTPTWIGYVAQRPEAHTVHHAKGIHAFNYAGLTWFDIIFGTFKNPKNHEYETGFYPGASGRIKDMLLFRDISEEKS; encoded by the coding sequence ATGGAACAGATTATTTCGCAATTACCCACTCCTACTGAGGTGATCTTTAATCCGATCTCGTATATGGTTTTCGCCATATTCGGAGGATTAATGTTATGGGAAGCATTTTTCCCTGCAAGAGAATTACCAAAAGTTAAATTTTGGAAATTAAAAGGCATCCTGGCCTTTATTCTCTTTTTATTCCTTTCCTCCTATCTGCCGCTCCTTTGGGATGGTACTATGGCAAAATACCAGCTATTCAATCTTACCGGTCTGGGAACATTAGGGGGTGCGGTTGTAGGTGTGATACTATACGAATTTGGCGAATATGTTTGGCATCGATCTTTACATAAGAGTGATTTTTTATGGAAAGGATTACATCAGTTGCATCACAGCGCAGAACGTGTCGATACTTTTGGAGCATTTTATTTAAGTCCGTTAGATATGATAGGCGGCACGATTGTCACCAGCTTCTGTTTGGTATTTATAGCCGGTTTTTCCGCGGAAGCGTCAACCTTAATAATAATCATAACAACGTTTCTATTTATTTTTCAGCATAGCAATATCAAGACGCCTACATGGATTGGTTATGTAGCGCAACGTCCGGAAGCGCATACTGTCCACCATGCAAAAGGCATACACGCCTTCAACTATGCAGGACTCACCTGGTTCGATATCATCTTCGGCACTTTTAAGAATCCCAAAAACCATGAATATGAAACAGGATTTTACCCGGGAGCTTCCGGCCGAATTAAAGATATGCTCTTATTCAGGGATATTTCAGAAGAAAAGAGTTGA
- a CDS encoding TetR/AcrR family transcriptional regulator, translating into MARDGKPTRDKILLESKALIFKHGFSGTSIDQILEKTGITKGAFFYHFKTKNALAMALIEEFAKEDTARLNDALERTESFKGNSLNRLLEYIQVFIDAETGQNEPPGCLYASYLYEPQQFEPEVLDRILESIVLWRTTIAKLIQEVLKDYKTKTDIDVQSLADHVTVVFEGAFVVARAMNDPDITVRHLHHLKNYLELLFEKK; encoded by the coding sequence ATGGCAAGAGATGGAAAACCTACTAGAGATAAAATTTTACTCGAATCGAAAGCGCTGATATTCAAGCACGGTTTTTCGGGTACGAGTATCGATCAAATATTAGAAAAGACAGGTATTACAAAGGGTGCATTTTTTTATCATTTTAAGACCAAGAATGCCCTCGCAATGGCATTAATTGAGGAGTTTGCCAAGGAAGACACGGCCAGATTGAACGATGCATTGGAGAGGACGGAGTCGTTTAAGGGTAATTCACTGAATCGTCTCTTAGAATATATTCAAGTGTTTATTGATGCGGAAACGGGTCAAAACGAACCTCCCGGATGTCTTTATGCATCTTACCTTTATGAACCACAGCAGTTTGAGCCGGAAGTATTGGACCGTATCTTAGAATCAATTGTTCTGTGGAGAACGACAATTGCCAAACTGATTCAGGAAGTACTCAAAGATTATAAGACCAAAACCGATATTGATGTCCAATCCCTTGCAGACCACGTAACCGTGGTATTTGAAGGTGCCTTTGTAGTTGCAAGAGCAATGAATGATCCAGATATCACTGTCCGACATTTACACCACCTTAAAAATTATCTTGAATTGCTTTTTGAGAAAAAGTGA
- the hisIE gene encoding bifunctional phosphoribosyl-AMP cyclohydrolase/phosphoribosyl-ATP diphosphatase HisIE has protein sequence MKIDFKKGNGLIPVIIQNNTTLQVLMLGYMNEEAFNTTKSEGIVTFYSRSKKRLWTKGETSGNSLIVKDIKVDCDNDTLLIKAQPQGPTCHTGATSCFGDGTKGFLYSLEQTIAKRIEENNPESYTNQLYKRGINKVAQKVGEEAVEVIIEAKDDNKELFKNEVADLLYHLLLLLRIKNVSLSDIEDVLRKRGGENVGK, from the coding sequence ATGAAGATTGATTTCAAAAAAGGCAACGGATTAATTCCTGTGATTATTCAGAATAATACCACGTTACAAGTATTAATGTTGGGATATATGAATGAGGAAGCTTTCAATACAACCAAATCTGAAGGAATTGTAACTTTTTACAGCCGAAGCAAAAAACGGTTATGGACCAAGGGCGAGACTTCGGGAAACAGTCTAATCGTAAAAGACATAAAAGTGGATTGTGACAACGACACCTTGTTAATTAAAGCCCAGCCCCAAGGACCTACTTGTCATACCGGTGCAACATCGTGTTTTGGGGATGGAACTAAAGGTTTTTTATATAGTTTGGAGCAAACAATTGCCAAGCGAATCGAAGAAAACAATCCAGAATCCTATACCAATCAATTGTACAAAAGAGGCATTAATAAGGTGGCCCAAAAGGTTGGTGAAGAGGCAGTGGAAGTAATTATTGAAGCCAAAGACGACAATAAAGAATTATTTAAAAATGAAGTCGCAGATTTGTTATATCACCTGTTGCTGTTGCTTCGAATAAAAAATGTTTCACTAAGTGATATTGAAGATGTGCTTAGGAAAAGAGGCGGTGAAAATGTTGGTAAATGA